The sequence AGCAGCGGCTGACAAGCCCCAGCGGCGCCTGTGAGTCCTGCTGCTCGCTCCGCAGGCAGGCGCGAAGAAAGACGCAGTGCACGGCCGGGTTGAGCCTGGTTCCTCGGACGGTATCCAGCAGGCGGCGAAGGGCTGGGCCGAGGGCTGGAGGGGCTCCGAAAAGCTCTGCCATGCCTAAGAGCCCATGCCATGCTCGCGATGGATCTGAGCTGGAGGGGTGGCCGTGAGCCCTGCGTCCCCGCGCAACATGAGCGACTACGAGGCCGTCCGCCGTTCCTTTCAATGGGAGCGGCCCGAGCACTTCAACTTCGCCCAGGATGTCATCGACAAACACGCGGCCGAGCGGCCGGGGGCCCTGGCGCTCCTGTGGAGCGACGAGGCCGGGAACGAGCGGCGCTTCACGTTCGCGGAGCTGAAGCAGCACTCGGTGCACGCGGCGCAGTTCCTCCTGAGCTTGGGGATGCAGCGAGGGGACCGGGCCTTCATCCTCATGCCGAGGGTGCCGGAGTGGTGGTTCCTGGTGCTCGGGTGCATCCGGGCGGGCATCGTCTTCATGCCGGGGACGCCCATGCTGACGACGAAGGACATCCGGTATCGGATCTTCGCGTCGGATGCGGCGGCGGTCATCACGGACGCGAGCTGCCTGGACCGCTTCGAGGGCCTGGTGGGCACGGGGCGGGTGGAGAACTGGATCTGCCTGGGGAAGGCGCCCTCGCCGTGGGTGCGCTACGAGCCGGGAGCGGGGACAGGCGTGCACGGGCTGACGTTCGAGCACACGCGGGCGGATGAGCCCATGCTCATCTACTTCACGTCCGGCACCACGGGCATGCCGAAGATGGTGCTGCACACGCAGGCAAGCTACGGCCTGGGGCACCAAATCACGGGGCGGTACTGGCTGGACCTGACGCCGGAGGACCGGCACCTGACGTTGTCGGACACGGGCTGGGCGAAGTGTGCCTGGGGCAAGCTCTTCGGGCCGTGGAGCCAGGGAGCGTGCAACGTCGTCTACGACTTCCGAGGGCGCTTCGACGCGGCGAAGGTGCTGCAGGTGCTGGAGCGGCAGAAGGTGACGACGTTCTGCGCGCCGCCGACGGCGTGGCGAGCGCTGGTGCTGCAGGACCTGTCGAAGTTCGACCTGAAGGCCATCCGGCACGTGGTGAGCGCGGGCGAGCCGTTGAACCCCGAAGTCATCGATACGTGGAAGCAGGCCACGGGGCTGTACATCCGCGAGGGCTACGGGCAGACGGAGACGGTGATGGTGGTGGGCATGTTCCCGTCGCTCGAGCCGAGGGCGGGCTCCATGGGCAAGCCATCACCGGGCTTCACGGTGGACGTCATCAACGAGCAGGGGCAGCCAGTGCCGGTGGGGCAGGAGGGAGACATCGCGGTTCGAGTGGCGCCCGAGCGTCCAGTGGGCCTGTTCCACGGCTACCTGAATGACGAGTCCGCGAACCAGGCTTGCCGCCGAGGGGACTGGTACGTGACGGGGGACCGGGCGGTGAAGGACGCGGACGGCTACTTCTGGTTCGTGGGGCGTGCGGACGACGTCATCAAGACGTCGGGCTACCGGGTGGGGCCATTCGAGGTGGAGTCCGCTCTGCTGGAGCACGTGGCGGTGGCGGAGTCAGCGGTGATTGGGGTGCCGGACGAGCGCATTGGCCAGCGCATCAAGGCGTACGTGGTGCTGGCGCCGGGACACCGGGGCTCGCCAGAGCTGGCCATGGAGCTGCAGGAGCACGTGAAGAAGACCACGGCTCCTTATAAGTACCCGCGGGAGATCGAGTTCGTCACCGAGCTGCCGAAGACGGTGAGCGGGAAGATCCGCCGTGCGGAGCTGCGAGGCACGC comes from Hyalangium minutum and encodes:
- a CDS encoding acyl-CoA synthetase, producing the protein MSDYEAVRRSFQWERPEHFNFAQDVIDKHAAERPGALALLWSDEAGNERRFTFAELKQHSVHAAQFLLSLGMQRGDRAFILMPRVPEWWFLVLGCIRAGIVFMPGTPMLTTKDIRYRIFASDAAAVITDASCLDRFEGLVGTGRVENWICLGKAPSPWVRYEPGAGTGVHGLTFEHTRADEPMLIYFTSGTTGMPKMVLHTQASYGLGHQITGRYWLDLTPEDRHLTLSDTGWAKCAWGKLFGPWSQGACNVVYDFRGRFDAAKVLQVLERQKVTTFCAPPTAWRALVLQDLSKFDLKAIRHVVSAGEPLNPEVIDTWKQATGLYIREGYGQTETVMVVGMFPSLEPRAGSMGKPSPGFTVDVINEQGQPVPVGQEGDIAVRVAPERPVGLFHGYLNDESANQACRRGDWYVTGDRAVKDADGYFWFVGRADDVIKTSGYRVGPFEVESALLEHVAVAESAVIGVPDERIGQRIKAYVVLAPGHRGSPELAMELQEHVKKTTAPYKYPREIEFVTELPKTVSGKIRRAELRGTLMSS